Sequence from the [Clostridium] scindens genome:
CGAGAATCTGCTTAAATGCATCATCATGATGGAAAGGGATGACAGCAGTTCCAGAAGATAGTCCCTGTCGGACACCCCGTCCATACTGTTTAGCGTAGGCCCTTCAAATCCCAGAAGCCTTGCCGTATATTCCCGGTCCAGCGGATAGGTGGTCCCTGCCAGCGCGCCTGAGCCCAGCGGGCACGTATTCATCCTCCGGTACAGGTCTGTCAGCCTTTCATGGTCTCTTTTGAACATCTCGAAGTATGCCCCCATATGATGAGCCAGCGTAATCGGCTGAGCCTTCTGCAGATGGGTAAATCCCGGCATGTAGGTATCAATATTCTCTTCCATAATGGTCAGGATCGCGAGCAGTATCTCTTCCACCAGATTATCCAGCATATGTACTTCATCTCTTGTATAAAGTTTCATATCAAGAGCCACCTGGTCATTCCTGCTCCTTCCGGTATGCAGCTTCTTGCCAGGCTCGCCAATCCGGTCGATCAAGGTAGCCTCCACAAAGCTGTGAATGTCCTCGTATTTGTCTGATATGACGAGTTTGCCCTGCTCCACGTCATCCAGGATGCCTTCCAGCCCTTCGATGATCTTTTCCTTCTCGATATCCGTAAGGATCCCTTGTCTCGCAAGCATCATCACATGCGCGATGCTGCCCCGGATATCCTGTGCATAAAACCTCTTGTCAAACGATATTGATGCATTAAAATTGTATACTAACTGGTCTGTTTCTTTTGTGAAACGACCTCCCCACAACTGTGCCATATGGATTTTCTTCCTTTCGTATTGAATCGCTGTCTACGATTTTATCATATTTCTGCATAAAATCAAACAATTATTGCATTATTTTACATTTCTTATGGAAAACTCGCATCCGCAGTAGTCCTGCCTGTAGAGCCCGAATTCCTTCGACAGTTCGATGGACCGCTTATATCCGTTCCTTTTTTTGAAGTCTGACTGCAGGTATTTTACGCCGTATTCATTCGCAAGCCTGGTCCCGATCTCGTTTAAACGGTCCGCATTCTTAAGCGGGCTGATGCTCAGCGTAGTCGTATAATATTCAAATCCGCCTTCTTTCGCAATCTTAGCCGCTTCCCGAAGTCTTAACTCGTAGCACTTCAGGCAGCGCTCGCCGCCTTCTTTCAGATGTTCCATTCCCCTTGCCATCTCGTAAAACCGTTCCTTATCATAGTGCCCGGCAATAAATGATACCGGATGCTTCACCTTCATCTCGCCGATCAGCATCTGCTGCTCCAGTATCCTCTTGGTATATTCGCTCTCCGGAAATATATTGGGATTATAATAGAAAACCGTAATATTAAAATAGTCGCTCAGATATTCCAGTACATAACTGCTGCAAGGCGCGCAGCAGCTGTGCAGCAATAAGCTTGGCGCTTTCTCTTCCTTTTTCAGGCGTTCGATCAGCCTGTCCAGTTCCTTCTGATAATTCATCCTGACCCATCCCCTTGATCGTTCTTGGTGTTGTACTTATGAATTATAACTTCTTCTTACTATTCTGACAAGTGCAATCCGTCACTAATTCCCCATATTCACATAAAATAGTATATAGTCATTACAGGAGGTTCCTATGGAACAAGTATTAGAATTAAAACATATTCATTACGCCTACCATAACCTGGAAGGAGAAACGCCTGCTCTTATCGACATCTCCTTTGCATTGAACAAAGGGGAGTTCGTATCCATAGTAGGACCTTCCGGCTGTGGCAAATCTACACTTCTTTCTCTGATCGCAGGGTTGATCACTCCGGAAAAAGGCCTGATAAAAATTAACGGCAAGTACTTAAGAGAGAGCACCACGAATGTGGGATATATGCTTCAGCATGACGAGCTTTTTGAGTGGCGCACGATCTACAACAACGTAGTACTGGGGCTTGAAGTGCAGCACATGCTCACGGCCAGGACCAAGCAGCGCGCCCATGAACTTCTGGATGTCTATGGCTTGAGCCAGTTTGAGAATGCCCGCCCGTCCGAACTGTCCGGCGGCATGCGCCAAAGGGCCGCTCTCATTCGGACGCTGGTTCTGGAACCTGACCTTCTGCTTCTGGATGAGCCTTTCTCCGCCCTGGATTATCAGACTCGGCTGAATGTGGGCGATGACATCGGCCAGATCCTCCGGCAGGAGAAGAAGTCCGCCCTTTTGGTGACCCATGACTTGTCGGAGGCAATCTCTCTGGCTGACAGAGTCATCGTCTTGTCGGGCCGGCCGGCCACCATCAAGCAGACCATCCCCCTCATATTCGATCTGGATTCCGATACGCCCCTGAACCGCAGGAATGCGCCGGAATTCAAGACCTATTTCAATCTCATCTGGAAGGAGCTGAACACCAATGAGTGACCTATCTGCAGGACAGAAAAAATACCTTCTCCAGCATAAGAAGCATAAAAGGATCGTCCGCATTTCCAGAATTCTGATTCTTTTAAGTTTTCTTTTTATCTGGGAATTCACCGCGAACGTAGGAATCATAGATTCTTTTATCTTCAGCAGTCCTTCTAAGATTGCACTGTGCTTCTGGGGCATGGTGCTGGATAAAAGCATCTTTCTACACATCGGAGTCACGCTGTATGAGACCATCGTCAGTTTCCTGCTCGTAATTGCCATCAGTATCCTGGTGGCAGTTGCGCTCTGGTTCAGCAGCAAGCTCTCCGAGATCCTGGACCCTTATCTGGTAGTCCTGAACAGCCTGCCCAAATCGGCACTGGCGCCTCTTTTAATCGTCTGGCTGGGGGCTACCAAGACTACCATTATCGTGGCCGGAATGTCTGTCGCGATCTTCGGCAGCATCCTGAGTCTTTACACCAGTTTTACCATCGTAGATCCAGGAAAGATCAAGTTGATCTATACCTTAGGAGGAAGCAGGTTCCACGCTCTGACCAAGGTCGTTCTCCCCAGCACCATTCCTACCATTATTAGTAATATGAAAGTCAACATCGGTCTATGCCTGGTAGGGGTAATCATCGGAGAATTCCTGGCGGCAAGAGATGGGCTTGGCTATCTGATCATTTACTCAAGCCAGGTCTTTAAGATGGATTGGCTGCTGATGTCCATCGTTCTGCTCTGCATCATGGCAATGGGGTTGTATTCGCTGATAAATCTTCTGGAAAGAATCTATCACAAGCGGGTATGACTTTGTCGCTAAGAGCCCGTTCTATGGCAAGGCAGCAAAAAAGCAGCTGCGGTTTCCCGCAACTGCCATACATATTAAATCGCTTCCTCATTCCGGCATATCTTCGTTACGCATTCTGTCCACATATTCTGTCATCTCATCCGACGCTTCATCAAAAAGATAACGCTTTCCTTTTGAAGTCTTTTCCAGATGTTCTTCCCGCAGTTCTCGTTTCGCCAGCAAGATCTCGTTTTGCAGGCCTTGTGCCGATATCCGGTGCCCGCCCTGCCCCAATATGATCACCTGTTCCAGCGCATCCGACGTGGCAACGGTAACATGGTGTTTACGCCCGATCTTATGCACCGTCTTCTCAATATACTGGTCCGCCGTCTCTGCTTCCTTCGTGTACACCACATAGATATTATGGTATTTGAATATGGTGCCAGGATTTCCTTCCACCTTATAGGCATCAAACACGAGAATCAGCGTCATCTTCCGGAATCCCTGATAATCGCTTAAGATATCCATCAGCTTGTCCCTGGCGCTCATGATATTGTCTTCTGCCAGTTGCTTTAGTTCCTCCCAGGCAAAGATGATATTGTACCCGTCTACCAGCAGATATGCTTCCTCATCTTCTGTTTTTTTCTTTCTGCCAGTACTTTGTCCGGAATAATAGACTTCCGGGCTTCCTGCAATCTTCTTTCGCTGCGGCGCGCTCTTACGTCTGATCGGACCATACGTGCGCTCGAATATCTCCTTTAGTT
This genomic interval carries:
- the argH gene encoding argininosuccinate lyase; translated protein: MAQLWGGRFTKETDQLVYNFNASISFDKRFYAQDIRGSIAHVMMLARQGILTDIEKEKIIEGLEGILDDVEQGKLVISDKYEDIHSFVEATLIDRIGEPGKKLHTGRSRNDQVALDMKLYTRDEVHMLDNLVEEILLAILTIMEENIDTYMPGFTHLQKAQPITLAHHMGAYFEMFKRDHERLTDLYRRMNTCPLGSGALAGTTYPLDREYTARLLGFEGPTLNSMDGVSDRDYLLELLSSLSIMMMHLSRFSEEVIIWNSNEYQFVEIDDAYSTGSSIMPQKKNPDIAELVRGKTGRVYGALHALLTTMKGIPLAYNKDMQEDKEWAFDAIDTAKGCLTLFAGMLRSMQFNKARMKDSARHGFTNATDAADYLVNHGVPFRDAHSIVGQLVLTCIDKKIALDELPLEEYQKICPAFEKDIYDAISLETCVNKRITTGAPGRMAMEETLAMYKKYMEEY
- a CDS encoding epoxyqueuosine reductase QueH codes for the protein MNYQKELDRLIERLKKEEKAPSLLLHSCCAPCSSYVLEYLSDYFNITVFYYNPNIFPESEYTKRILEQQMLIGEMKVKHPVSFIAGHYDKERFYEMARGMEHLKEGGERCLKCYELRLREAAKIAKEGGFEYYTTTLSISPLKNADRLNEIGTRLANEYGVKYLQSDFKKRNGYKRSIELSKEFGLYRQDYCGCEFSIRNVK
- a CDS encoding ABC transporter ATP-binding protein, which translates into the protein MEQVLELKHIHYAYHNLEGETPALIDISFALNKGEFVSIVGPSGCGKSTLLSLIAGLITPEKGLIKINGKYLRESTTNVGYMLQHDELFEWRTIYNNVVLGLEVQHMLTARTKQRAHELLDVYGLSQFENARPSELSGGMRQRAALIRTLVLEPDLLLLDEPFSALDYQTRLNVGDDIGQILRQEKKSALLVTHDLSEAISLADRVIVLSGRPATIKQTIPLIFDLDSDTPLNRRNAPEFKTYFNLIWKELNTNE
- a CDS encoding ABC transporter permease, whose protein sequence is MSDLSAGQKKYLLQHKKHKRIVRISRILILLSFLFIWEFTANVGIIDSFIFSSPSKIALCFWGMVLDKSIFLHIGVTLYETIVSFLLVIAISILVAVALWFSSKLSEILDPYLVVLNSLPKSALAPLLIVWLGATKTTIIVAGMSVAIFGSILSLYTSFTIVDPGKIKLIYTLGGSRFHALTKVVLPSTIPTIISNMKVNIGLCLVGVIIGEFLAARDGLGYLIIYSSQVFKMDWLLMSIVLLCIMAMGLYSLINLLERIYHKRV